The genomic interval GAGCACACAGCAGGCATGCATGTCGTTATCTTGCTTGCCCTCGCCCAAGCTTTAGCAGCGCTGGTGTTGGCCGTAACGCTCTATGCCATTACGCGTGATCAAGATCATGAGGTGGCCCTGATCGCCATGGTATGTCGCCTGACAGAAGGCGTGATCGCAGGGCTCTCGGCATCGACAACCCTGGCGCTTCTCTGGGTGGCCACCGACTATGGGCCTGATGCCTCTGCCGCCAGTGCTATGCAAACTTTGGGTAAGTACCTCCTGAGGGACGACAGCGCCGTGAGCGCCTTCTTTTTTGCAGTGGGGAGTGCGCTCTTTGCCTACCTTTTCCTGCGAGGCCGAATGATCCCGATTGTCCTCGCCTGGCTAGGTGTTGGCGCATCCCTGCTTCTTGTGGTTGGACTTCCTGCTCAGCTTGTAAACCTTATAAGTCCTGCGGCTGCATCAGTTATGTGGTTACCCATGCTTGCATTCGAAATCCCGCTGGGCTTCTGGTTACTCATAAAGGGTGTAAAGGTGCCGCAGCTTCTAACTCCCAGTAAAGTCAGGTGATACGAAAACAATCCTCATTGTTACCGCGCTATAGTTCCTCGTAATGATTCCGGCCTGACCTTTACAAAACTCAGGCCACGACTGATTTTCCTTCCACAACTCAGTGTCCTGGACCTGACTCTCTCAGGAATAAAGAAGTGCGTCGTATTTTTAAAGTAAAGAATAGACAAGCGATGTAAA from Thermoanaerobaculia bacterium carries:
- a CDS encoding DUF4386 domain-containing protein, which translates into the protein MTRTTNARIAGFTFLAYIAATIGSMVIVSRATSGESIEAKMASILEHTAGMHVVILLALAQALAALVLAVTLYAITRDQDHEVALIAMVCRLTEGVIAGLSASTTLALLWVATDYGPDASAASAMQTLGKYLLRDDSAVSAFFFAVGSALFAYLFLRGRMIPIVLAWLGVGASLLLVVGLPAQLVNLISPAAASVMWLPMLAFEIPLGFWLLIKGVKVPQLLTPSKVR